A window from Terriglobales bacterium encodes these proteins:
- a CDS encoding ABC transporter permease, which yields MAHSTTIPAQEAAQKRAGAPAGGSGWLLPSASLWWREIVRFYRQRSRVIGVILSPLLFWLVIGSGFGTSFRSQDGAGHYLEYFFPGALTMIVLFTSIFAMMSVIEDRKEGFLLSVLVAPISRTVIVLGKVLGGTTLAALQGLIFLIFAPFIGVHLGLAQFGLVVVITLLLSFALTALGFAIAWKMDSTQGFHAIVNLLLIPLWLLSGALFPLSGASGWIRVVMRANPLTYGNEGIRAVLFPGSSAAEFPVATCLWVLLGFSVAVFSVAFFLANRRSTKPAA from the coding sequence GTGGCCCACAGCACCACCATTCCGGCGCAAGAGGCGGCGCAGAAGCGCGCCGGCGCGCCCGCAGGCGGCAGCGGCTGGCTGCTGCCCTCGGCATCGCTGTGGTGGCGGGAGATCGTCCGCTTCTACCGGCAGCGGAGCCGCGTCATCGGAGTGATCCTCTCGCCGCTGCTGTTCTGGCTGGTGATCGGCTCCGGGTTCGGTACCTCGTTCCGCAGCCAGGATGGCGCCGGCCATTACCTGGAATATTTCTTTCCCGGCGCCCTGACCATGATCGTGCTCTTCACCTCCATCTTCGCCATGATGTCGGTGATCGAGGACCGCAAGGAAGGATTCCTCCTCTCCGTGTTGGTCGCTCCCATCAGCCGCACCGTGATCGTGCTGGGAAAGGTGCTGGGCGGGACGACCCTGGCGGCCCTGCAAGGACTCATCTTCCTGATATTTGCGCCCTTCATCGGGGTGCATCTTGGGCTGGCACAGTTCGGGCTGGTGGTGGTGATCACCTTGCTGCTGTCGTTCGCCCTCACTGCACTGGGATTCGCCATCGCCTGGAAGATGGACTCGACCCAGGGGTTCCACGCCATCGTCAACCTGCTGCTGATCCCGCTCTGGCTGCTGTCCGGAGCGTTGTTTCCGCTGAGCGGGGCGTCCGGGTGGATCAGGGTTGTGATGCGCGCCAATCCGCTCACCTACGGCAACGAAGGCATCCGCGCGGTGCTCTTTCCCGGCAGCTCCGCGGCCGAGTTTCCGGTCGCCACCTGTCTCTGGGTGCTGTTGGGGTTCTCCGTAGCGGTCTTTTCGGTCGCATTCTTCCTGGCCAACCGGCGGAGCACCAAACCAGCTGCGTGA
- a CDS encoding DUF420 domain-containing protein: protein MPDYAIFPALNAGLNATSAVLITTGIGLIRAGRRTAHRGVMIAAVVSSTFFLASYLYYHYHVGSVRFTGQGWIRPLYFAILFTHTVLAATVVPLVIVTLARALGGRLDRHKAIARWTYPLWLYVSVTGVVIYFMLYRLYR, encoded by the coding sequence ATGCCCGACTACGCGATCTTCCCTGCCCTGAACGCCGGCCTGAACGCCACCAGCGCCGTGCTGATCACGACCGGCATCGGGCTGATCCGGGCGGGCAGGCGAACGGCGCATCGCGGCGTAATGATCGCCGCCGTCGTGTCCTCCACATTCTTTCTGGCTTCTTATCTTTATTACCACTACCACGTGGGATCGGTGCGGTTCACCGGCCAAGGATGGATCCGGCCGCTGTACTTCGCCATCCTGTTCACCCACACCGTGCTGGCGGCAACGGTGGTGCCGCTGGTGATCGTCACCCTGGCGCGCGCCTTGGGCGGGCGCTTGGACCGCCACAAGGCCATCGCCCGCTGGACCTATCCCCTCTGGCTGTATGTTTCCGTCACCGGGGTGGTGATCTACTTCATGCTGTACCGGCTGTATCGGTGA